From the genome of Penaeus chinensis breed Huanghai No. 1 chromosome 8, ASM1920278v2, whole genome shotgun sequence, one region includes:
- the LOC125028287 gene encoding uncharacterized protein LOC125028287, whose amino-acid sequence MRRWAKALVISGAAIAKAGCMAPGWNGRRSVERFASKLLSWRRVAHPGALRLPAPSAPMPSCQCKSCPRRSPALPARWPFSCHFAGRALEDRDYGILGREMSDGTLVGSSDARFGIRAGVLRNKEMADDRISAEILWER is encoded by the exons ATGCGCCGCTGGGCGAAGGCGCTTGTCATATCCGGCGCGGCCATTGCGAAGGCAGGTTGCATGGCGCCTGGATGGAACGGTCGGCGGTCAGTCGAGCGCTTTGCTTCTAAACTTTTG AGTTGGCGTCGTGTCGCCCATCCCGGCGCGCTGCGTCTGCCGGCGCCTTCCGCTCCCATGCCTTCTTGTCAGTGCAAATCGTGTCCGCGGCGCTCGCCTGCACTCCCGGCACGCTGGCCCTTCTCGTGCCATTTTGCCGGCCGCGCGTTGGAGGATCGCGATTATGGCATCCTAGGCCGGGAAATGTCCGATGGCACTTTGGTGGGTTCCTCTGACGCCCGCTTTGGAATACGCGCTGGTGTGctcagaaataaagaaatggcaGATGACCGTATATCAGCGGAAATCCTGTGGGAACGTTAG